A section of the Babesia microti strain RI chromosome I, complete genome genome encodes:
- a CDS encoding clathrin, heavy polypeptide (overlaps_old_locusTagID:BBM_I01920): protein MAVISYKTIVNLKELGLNPSFFRFNVLTMESCRHVCLKDISPDGTQLLAIVDLKECNVTRKHMKGESAILNPTHFTICIKGHAEGVTGHYVQVFNLEFKIMLADHKFDEFVVFWKWLSEDEIAIVTEYSVYHWRVNPQRASQVPPEKIFERLGKLKDDNVQIINYQSDPTRQWCLLSSISTEDQGKTMDGHMMLYSTVRKQHQILQGHAGVFGNIKSKTGEIIPVLSFVEKKSGSTPKLHVMDIFSQSLKLTSEFEQISDPSDFPVSIVILEKIGMLAIVTRSGYFFLHDTMYLDRIMSVRVSMDTIFAIVKNDGSTDANGKVDGHSSGCTMVNKSGHIIEVKVDGRELVQYLRKPSTASASGRLSNDHFFEISTALMRIYGLPGDESDMKNIFFELFQRGEFKRAAIVAASTPSLRSRDTIQMFKQAKSAPGETQPILQYFTVLLEHGRLDEFESLELIKPIVSQKKIDVIERLFNANNLTPSKSLGDMIKGIDPKLAMTVYVSSKSYESAINTLIEIGDLRTLISMVQYEECGFHNGELTFKGGMPLSDILSAISASCPDKLVEFLQMLHSKGCFNGKNITEAPFTLLVNCGRLQEVTTFLLDLLKDNDPIHGHLQTFLLVENLKRAPKIAEHIFNLSIFTHFDKSVIGPLAESVGMPSIALQCYNSIEKVESLLLNNPGLLKPQVLREMISSMSIDDSILLVEFVLKNKILPSSDVINSIERPTIGISELYRLCMSIEDYGSQENLYVLLKKYIQLPGSKFTQNPPIEVLRESELHFKLIASATSVGDLTQVELVCKTSNSINPDKVKTFFKGKEEFKRDPRAFIYMADRFSYYGELASLLVDCDPRFMQVYLSRMNRDAAPKIVKSLLTDSTITLDEDRLLELLKTLNDDQIEAVCTELSQSELVPEVMYKILTSKLEGLKATSPRYINTFTLLAKISIKKGTAEHYLSTYTNYDREEVACYCRHSHPELAFIAYKGDASKQSHLVELAYEKELYETLSKHVLEAQDLQLWSLVLSHEDSDSFISELTSNVLPECKNSQQVSIAIKALMDAKMNYHLITLLDRLILSKSNFSDNRNLQNLLLVTALREKSDKLETYIDVCTNCDVNQVAKLALELDEVDHALNLYIRSGNMAEAVRVLLDKGDLDGAAKLADQVDDRLIYGCVAQSFLPIDLTLAVDYFSKSGDPSYYSAIVDACKEKNDYVNLIRYLTQGENDGGKLRSYLSLSRDTDLAYAYAFSGDIDSLKSFIQGKNNANLNSVGDAIFPHNPSTAKILYTAAMNHHNLALCHVKLGEYKEAVDACILSTLPHIKLEVAVACLENNCIDDASRLIKELVEHPDLLGKLADKYEELGFYKQLMHKLAEYVGYTEEEATDINANLPATATPEKDNIATLLSIYLVKYTPEIVFDFIEKYKNKLYGDKLVAICEKYHMYKEAAYIYIHILYNYDKSARIMIDHFGLAWDHKLILACAPELSPVMLQDVVTFYLENFPNLVMDLLQLVEDKLDQTRLVIQAKKHNLIWLIKDHLEKIQRLNISSVNNALNDLYIDNCDYQSLERSISLFDSFDQNSVLVRIKTHQMVEMKRVAATIYYINKSYKQCLQVSLETGNYKQALFAAAQTDSAIVHHLLGYFVTKSLHAEFIACYCICYNLIDPTLVLELIFNKQTSDSFDLYSFVMPFFIQTMATFNERLLKLERKL from the exons ATGGCAGTCATCAGTTATAAAACCATTGTAAAC TTAAAGGAGCTAGGTCTAAATCCCAGTTTCTTCCGATTCAATGTTCTCACAATGGAAAGCTGCCGCCACGTTTGTTTGAAAGACATTTCCCCAGATGGTACTCAATTGCTAGCAATTGTGGATCTAAAGGAATGTAATGTTACTAGGAAACATATGAAAGGAGAATCTGCCATCCTAAATCCTACACACTTTACAATATGTATCAAGG GGCATGCTGAAGGTGTTACAGGCCATTATGTACAAGTTtttaatttggaatttaAGATTATGCTAGCAGATCACAAATTTGACGAATTTGTAGTATTTTGGAAGTGGTTGTCGGAAGATGAAATCGCAATTGTAACAGAGTATTCAGTTTATCATTGGCGGGTTAATCCTCAGAGGGCTTCACAAGTTCCAcctgaaaaaattttcgaAAGGCTTGGCAAATTGAAGGATGATAATGTACAGATTATCAACTATCAATCTGATCCCACTAGACAATGGTGTCTGCTATCTTCTATTTCCACGGAA GACCAGGGCAAAACAATGGATGGACATATGATGCTATATTCAACAGTACGCAAACAGCACCAAATACTACAAGGTCACGCTGGAGTTTTTGGTAATATCAAGTCCAAAACGGGAGAAATAATTCCTGTGCTATCATTTGTTGAAAAAAAATCAGGATCGACGCCAAAGTTACACGTTATGGATATTTTTTCTCAGTCACTTAAAT TGACTTCTGAGTTTGAACAAATTTCAGATCCCAGTGATTTCCCTGTGTCAATAGTTATCCTTGAAAAGATAGGAATGCTGGCAATTGTTACTCGTAGTGGTTACTTTTTCTTACATGATACGATGTACCTAGATAGGATTATGAGTGTTAGAGTTAGCATGGATACCATCTTTGCcattgttaaaaatgatggTTCAACCGATGCTAATGGTAAAGTTGATGGCCATTCATCAGGATGTACAATGGTGAATAAGAGTGGCCATATAATTGAGGTAAAGGTGGATGGGAGGGAATTGGTTCAGTATCTAAGGAAGCCTAGCACCGCCAGTGCCTCAGGCAGATTATCTAACGACCATTTCTTCGAAATATCAACGGCACTAATGCGTATCTACGGGTTACCGGGCGATGAATCGGATATGaagaatatattttttgaattgtttCAAAGAGGGGAATTTAAACGCGCAGCTATTGTAGCTGCCTCCACTCCATCATTGCGCTCAAGGGACACAATACAAATGTTTAAACAAGCAAAATCTGCACCAGGAGAGACGCAGCCAATActtcaatattttacagTTTTACTGGAACATGGTAGATTGGATGAATTTGAGAGTTTGGAGCTGATAAAGCCTATAGTATCACAAAAGAAGATTGATGTGATTGAAAGACTGTTTAATGCCAATAATCTCACGCCATCTAAAAGTCTTGGTGATATGATAAAAGGTATAGACCCAAAACTAGCGATGACAGTATATGTTTCTAGCAAATCATATGAATCAGCCATAAACACTTTGATTGAGATTGGGGACTTACGTACACTGATATCGATGGTACAGTATGAAGAGTGTGGCTTTCATAATGGTGAGCTTACTTTCAAGGGCGGAATGCCGTTGAGCGATATTTTATCAGCAATATCTGCTAGTTGCCCTGATAAACTTGtagaatttttacaaatgtTGCATTCTAAAGGGTGTTTTAAcggtaaaaatattactgAAGCCCCATTTACTTTACTAGTTAATTGTGGTAGATTGCAAGAAGTAACAACATTTCTATTGGATTTACTGAAGGATAATGATCCAATACATGGTCATTTGCAAACATTTTTACTagttgaaaatttgaaacgTGCCCCCAAGATCGCCGAACACATATTCAACTTATCAATATTCACGCACTTTGATAAATCAGTAATAGGTCCTTTGGCTGAAAGCGTAGGTATGCCATCAATAGCACTACAATGTTACAATTCAATTGAGAAGGTGGAGTCTTTACTTCTAAACAATCCTGGGTTGTTGAAACCACAAGTACTTAGGGAGATGATATCAAGCATGTCAATAGATGATTCAATATTACTAGTAGAATTCGTGCTTAAgaacaaaatattaccTTCTTCTGATGTGATAAATTCTATTGAAAGGCCCACAATTGGAATATCTGAATTGTATAGACTGTGTATGTCAATTGAGGATTATGGATCTCAGGAGAATTTGTATGTGTTGCTAAagaaatatattcaattgcCCGGTTCAAAATTCACCCAAAACCCGCCAATAGAAGTGCTTCGCGAATCAGAACTGCACTTTAAATTGATTGCCTCTGCTACAAGTGTGGGTGATTTGACACAGGTTGAATTGGTATGTAAGACCAGCAATTCAATCAACCCAGATAAGGtcaaaacattttttaag GGAAAGGAAGAGTTTAAGAGGGATCCTAGGGCATTCATTTACATGGCAGATCGCTTTTCATACTATGGCGAATTGGCCAGTTTACTGGTAGACTGTGATCCAAGGTTTATGCAAGTATATCTTTCAAGAATGAATCGAGACGCAGCGcctaaaattgttaaatccTTGCTAACAGATAGCACAATAACACTCGATGAGGATAGATTGTTAGAATTACTTAAGACGCTAAATGATGATCAAATTGAGGCTGTTTGTACTGAATTATCACAAAGTGAACTAGTGCCGGAGGTGatgtacaaaattttaacatcaaAGCTAGAGGGACTAAAGGCCACTAGCCCGCGGTATATAAACACCTTTACTTTACTGGCTAAAATTTCTATCAAAAAAGGGACAGCTGAACATTATCTCAGTACATATACAAACTACGATCGAGAGGAGGTTGCTTGTTATTGCCGACACTCACACCCCGAGCTGGCATTTATAGCCTACAAGGGGGACGCATCTAAGCAATCACATTTAGTGGAATTGGCCTATGAAAAAGAGCTATATGAAACACTTTCTAAGCACGTTTTAGAGGCACAGGATTTACAATTATGGTCACTAGTGCTTAGCCATGAAGACTCTGACAGTTTCATTTCAGAGTTGACATCTAACGTACTGCCTGAGTGTAAAAATTCACAACAAGTGTCAATTGCAATTAAAGCCTTGATGGATGCCAAGATGAATTATCATTTGATAACCCTTTTGGACAGACTGATACTGTCAAAATCGAACTTTTCTGATAACAGAAACTTACAGAATCTTTTGCTAGTAACTGCACTCAGGGAGAAATCAGATAAATTGGAAACCTATATCGATGTTTGTACTAATTGCGATGTTAATCAGGTGGCTAAATTGGCTTTGGAATTGGATGAAGTAGATCATGCCCTAAATCTTTATATAAGGTCTGGCAATATGGCAGAAGCGGTAAGGGTGTTATTGGACAAGGGAGATCTCGATGGAGCGGCAAAATTGGCAGATCAGGTGGACGATAGATTGATATATGGCTGTGTTGCACAGTCATTTTTACCTATCGACCTCACGTTGGCTGTTGATTACTTTTCAAAGTCTGGCGACCCTTCGTATTATTCGGCAATCGTGGATGCTTGCAAGGAAAAGAATGACTATGTCAATTTGATTAGGTATTTGACCCAGGGCGAAAATGATGGAGGAAAGCTTAGGTCATATTTGTCTCTTTCCAGAGATACGGACTTGGCCTACGCTTATGCTTTTTCCGGAGATATTGACTCGCTAAAATCCTTCATTCAAG GTAAAAACAACGCAAACCTCAACTCCGTTGGCGATGCCATATTTCCCCATAATCCATCTACGGCAAAGATACTATACACTGCTGCGATGAATCATCACAATTTGGCGCTCTGCCATGTAAAATTGGGCGAATACAAGGAAGCGGTGGATGCCTGTATATTGTCTACATT GCCACACATTAAACTGGAAGTCGCTGTGGCCTGCCttgaaaataattgcaTAGATGACGCATCAAGACTCATTAAGGAGTTAGTTGAACACCCAGATTTATTGGGGAAATTGGCGGACAAATATGAAGAATTGGGGTTTTACAAGCAGTTGATGCACAAATTG GCTGAATACGTTGGTTATACTGAAGAGGAGGCAACTGACATCAATGCAAACCTACCAGCCACTGCCACCCCTGAGAAGGATAACATCGCTACccttttatcaatttatctCGTGAAATATACCCCAGAAATAGTTTTTGACTTTATAGAAAAGtacaaaaataaattatacgGAGATAAACTTGTGGCAATTTGCGAAAAGTATCATATGTACAAGGAAGCGGCGTATATATACATTCACATACTGTACAACTATGACAAATCAGCTAGGATCATGATTGATCACTTTGGCCTAGCATGGGATCATAAATTAATCCTCGCCTGTGCTCCTGAATTATCTCCAGTAATGTTACAAGATGTGGTAACTTTTTATCTAGAAAATTTCCCCAATTTAGTAATGGATTTGTTGCAACTTGTAGAAGATAAATTGGATCAGACGCGACTGGTAATACAGGCTAAGAAACACAACTTGATTTGGCTAATCAAAGATCATTTGGAAAAGATACAGCGGCTGAATATATCAAGCGTAAACAATGCACTCAATGATTTGTACATTGACAATTGCGATTACCAAAGTTTGGAAAGGTCTATCAGTTTATTTGATTCATTCGACCAAAATTCTGTGCTAGTGAGAATTAAGACCCATCAAATGGTGGAAATGAAACGTGTGGCAGCCACAATCTACTACATAAACAAGAGCTATAAGCAGTGTTTGCAAGTATCCCTAGAAACAGGAAATTACAAACAAGCACTTTTTGCTGCTGCTCAGACAGATTCTGCCATTGTGCATCATTTGCTTGGGTACTTTGTTACCAAGTCTTTACATGCAGAGTTTATTGCCTGTTATTGTATCTGCTACAACCTCATTGACCCAACCCTGGTGCTAGAACTCATATTTAACAAGCAGACAAGTGACAGTTTTGACCTGTACAGCTTTGTTATGCcattttttatacaaaCAATGGCGACCTTCAATGAAAGGCTGCTGAAGTTAGAACGAAAATTATAA
- a CDS encoding transcription initiation factor TFIIH subunit H2 (overlaps_old_locusTagID:BBM_I01925), translated as MILESILEEYEDTLNDFQEDALAQYAWEQDLERTWEKLIENDGELKFSQSTKARKNIDRPIDSGVSDGNNIIVKRGIIRNILILFDLSDRMRDIDFKPNRLHTAVAQTSKFIRELFYQCPISQVGIVAMKNKLAKLISPFGSNTDEQISRLNDLLSDGPEGDISLQNALEMSISLLDDVPQYTTREILIVFGSIKTCDPGNIFATIKRLKKHHITVDAISLSSELYILKHICTETNGSHSVAIDTHDLTSLFNIYTNPPRWQDGMLPILVKVGFPSLTKSNTASLCVCHGKLVFTSYTCPQCSAITCNIPSRCKCCQIYLVSPADVCRGFHHLCAPPEFTNVPADILGGCDTCASCSVELKNSVMYSGEDRAKQCPGCMKIFCRICDEFIHGTLHQCPFCIKLIKPVV; from the exons ATGATTTTGGAATCAATATTGGAGGAATATGAGGATACGCTAAATGACTTCCAGGAAGATGCATTGGCCCAGTATGCCTGGGAGCAGG ATTTGGAGCGTACCTGGGAAAAACTAATAGAAAATGATGGGGAATTAAAATTTAGCCAATCTACAAAAGCACGAAAAAATATAGATAGACCAATTGATAGCGGAGTCAGTGATGGCAATAATATAATCGTAAAACGGGGAATCATTAg AAACATATTGATCCTGTTTGATTTGAGCGATAGGATGAGGGACATAGATTTCAAGCCAAACAGACTGCATACAGCTGTAGCACAGACTTCAAAATTCATAAGGGAACTCTTTTATCAGTGCCCTATTTCTCAGGTGGGAATTGTTGCTATGAAAAACAAATTGGCAAAGTTAATCTCTCCATTTGGCTCAAATACTGATGAACAGATTAGTAGGCTTAATGATTTGTTATCTGATGGACCAGAGGGGGATATCTCACTTCAGAATGCATTAGAA ATGTCAATATCTTTACTGGATGATGTGCCTCAGTATACGACAAGAGAGATTCTAATAGTCTTTGGCTCCATTAAAACTTGCGATCCTGGAAATATATTCGCAACCATTAAAAGATTAAAAAAGCATCATATTACAGTAGATGCAATATCTTTATCGTCAGAGTTATACATACTCAAG CACATATGCACTGAAACGAATGGGTCCCATTCAGTGGCAATTGATACCCATGATTTGACATCCttgtttaatatttatactaaTCCTCCCAGATG GCAAGATGGAATGCTGCCTATACTGGTGAAAGTTGGATTCCCCTCTCTCACCAAGTCAAACACAGCTTCCCTTTGTGTGTGCCACGGGAAATTAGTATTTACAAGTTACACTTGTCCCCAATGCAGTGCTATAACTTGTAACATCCCTTCTAGGTGCAAGTGTTGCCAAATTTACCTCGTTTCCCCTGCAGATGTTTGTCGTGGGTTTCATCATTTATGTGCACCTCCCGAATTCACGAACGTCCCAGCAGATATACTGGGGGGGTGTGACACCTGTGCTTCTTGCAGCGTTGAACTTAAGAATAGTGTTATGTACAGCGGTGAAGATAGAGCTAAGCAATGCCCCGGGTGTATGAAGATTTTTTGCAG AATTTGTGACGAATTCATACATGGTACGCTACATCAGTGTCCATTTTGTATTAAGTTGATCAAACCAGTCgtctaa
- a CDS encoding hypothetical protein (overlaps_old_locusTagID:BBM_I01935;~overlaps_old_locusTagID:BBM_I01940), which translates to MDYDLDYHLSVSDRLDNLYKTNLISRSFAALLGNLMYERRKCLLEQILQLYRRKSLLKRGFSALREQIQIRKFLYTIADRQLIGNFLLRWHAHFEGRSNIRNFKCNRDLNLLKKCFNLLYQPVTLKIKWQETIGKVEALLFVLNYHSFISELSYYKCKQDTVFVAQSHYNSKMLKKVFNAFTMHFEYNYRIDAVEKILYRCLYHNFFVKLHKINTIVDKENTDITLFKKRLVLNAWRRVVLEEIAEKFHNVYSTRIFLICWYNTARKMHQLNVRYNKFTRKINFNIVSNVFNKILKVMEHRKNIICYFNFLESVFWRILMQIVFDNLRFNLQIEERLKLMIKTSEVAYVSSLKSKSMNSIINYLSYSRKKKRLKEIEEVWSVNSLKSKYFYKWQSEIIESNAKHICIIQEFTEAMLIGIKRRYFTYWLKFSVKMGSLRYVIDEFAARDRDIVLSYYWNLWVKKYAANKQKLLELFIENDIFDEFNRIIALYPRQILLLFSSTCGEGMKNISTIGTKILSRLIESLDSPLPTYYDRFSNYTITCRFHDKPKYWCLLKIPKWKNKLISSKVKYFKQALYLWRKYVSEKLAEKKKTQALVDYIDKKRNKRLISCTFYAWVELMAACYAKKREQFLAMVEKICTSIEKPITKEIRYFIYELKEFKYVENYQNNLLHVALSSFRKQNILKRISSMVNERHKNYMLKYFFFEWGNYVFDRQIKLTSATQSMELAIKRRFFGYIKLSIIVLEVTKLHDINSMKYHLIMWTKVKLSINFEKKVLNNFLVEVINAWRNIAHVGMTLKGLEPQINGIYESKLLNKSFHCWLTFVTIRTRLIAASSEIENKNRINSLKIIFSAWLYRANLIRKINYFVILRERRYATSIQSCVFHHLAQLPKLAKIKARLDDRLLSFTYISWKNAVDRIRFYNRIEMTLYNKVKDECQLFIFQLKQFNSWYNALQQNDKNSTVYRALESLGNISRWRMELGLRSLELNVKIRQGKMMVNARKLSCCFKVFYNNYVVERNKRDMAHAFENNIMNKVLGQYLHAWINVFKHKVSIRQEVEHRFRIEEVELLRIYFSSWRKYMADGESKVKLQNVIVWSERRRAAEGFRRLRQFTMEKKWQTVCSHQASIFRAIRDISRTKIAFSAWRNAIVNKSVRTYDLPKDEIL; encoded by the exons ATGGATTATGATTTGGATTACCACTTATCAGTTTCGGATAGGTTGGACAATCTATACAAAACAAACCTTATATCTCGTTCATTTGCCGCTTTGCTTGGTAATTTGATG TATGAACGGAGGAAATGTCTTCTTGAGCAAATATTACAACTTTATCGCAGGAAAAGTTTGCTTAAGCGTGGATTTTCAGCTCTGCGTGAACAAATACA GATAAGAAAATTCCTTTACACCATCGCAGATCGCCAACTGATCGGTAATTTCCTCTTGCGATGGCATGCACATTTCGAGGGTCGGTCTAATATAAGAAATTTTAAGTGTAATCGTGATCTAAAtcttttgaaaaaatgtttCAATCTGCTATACCAGCCTGTCACACTCAAAATCAAGTGGCAAGAAACC ATAGGCAAAGTTGAAGCGCTTCTATTCGTATTAAATTACCACTCGTTTATCTCTGAGCTCAGCTACTATAAATGCAAACAAGACACCGTTTTTGTTGCACAATCTCATTACAATAG TAAAATGCTCAAAAAAGTTTTTAATGCATTTACTATGCACTTTGAATACAATTACCGCATTGATGCGGTTgagaaaatattatatagatgCTTATACCACAATTTCTTTGTTAAGCTGCACAAAATTAACACAATTGTGGACAAGGAAAACACAGACATTACACTTTTCAAAAAAAGGCTAGTGCTTAATGCCTGGAGAAGAGTTGTATTGGAGGAGATTGCAGAAAAGTTTCATAACGTTTACTCAACTCGCATCTTCCTCATCTGTTG GTACAATACTGCTAGGAAGATGCACCAGTTAAACGTTAGATATAATAAGTTTACTaggaaaataaattttaatatagttTCTAACGTATTTAATAAGATTCTAAAAGTTATGGAACACAGGAAGAATATAATCTGTTACTTCAACTTCCTAGAAAGCGTGTTCTGGAGAATTCTAATGCAAATCGTCTTTGATAATCTTCGCttcaatttacaaattgagGAGAGGTTGAAA TTGATGATCAAAACATCTGAGGTGGCCTATGTCTCTTCCCTAAAGAGCAAATCAATGAATTCCATTATCAATTACCTTTCATACTCCAGAAAGAAGAAGAGATTGAAGGAGATAGAGGAAGTTTGGAGTGTAAACAGCCTtaaatccaaatatttcTATAAGTGGCAAAGTGAGATAATCGAATCCAATGCTAAacatatatgtataatacaAGAATTCACTGAGGCAATGTTAATTGGTATTAAGAGAAGATATTTCACTTATTGGTTGAAATTTAGCGTCAAAATGGGCAGTTTGAGATACgttattgatgaatttgctGCTAGGGATAGGGATATCGTGTTGAGTTATTACTGGAATTTATGGGTTAAAAAATATGCCGCTAACAAACAGAAATTGCTGGAACTATTTATTGAGAACGATATCTTCGATGAATTTAACCGAATTATTGCATTATATCCCCGACAGATTCTGTTACTATTTTCATCAACTTGCGGCGAGGgtatgaaaaatatatccacAATAGGCACAAAGATTTTGTCTAGGTTGATAGAATCATTGGATTCACCACTTCCAACATATTATGATAGATTTAGTAATTACACTATCACATGCCGATTTCACGACAAACCAAAGTATTGGTGTCTTCTTAAAATTCCCAAATGGAAAAACAAGCTCATTTCATCTAAAGTTAAGTACTTTAAACAAGCATTATATCTATGGAG GAAATATGTATCTGAAAAATTGGCTGAGAAGAAAAAAACACAAGCTCTGGTGGATTATATCGATAAAAAGAGGAATAAGAGATTAATCTCTTGTACATTTTATGCTTGGGTTGAGTTAATGGCAGCATGTTATGCGAAGAAGAGAGAACAATTTTTAGCTATGGtggaaaaaatttgcactTCAATCGAAAAACCTATAACCAAAGAAATaagatattttatttatgaGCTAAAAGAGTTTAAATACGTAGAAAATTACCAAAACAATCTGTTGCACGTAGCACTTTCAAGTTTTAGGAAACAAAACATCTTGAAAAGGATAAGCTCAATGGTTAATGAGCGTCACAAGAATTACATGCTAAAGTACTTCTTTTTTGAATGGGGAAATTATGTTTTTGATAGACAAATAAAACTCACTAGTGCAACTCAGAGTATGGAATTGGCAATTAAGCGTAGATTTTTTGGGtatatcaaattgtcaatCATTGTGCTTGAGGTTACCAAATTACATGATATAAATTCCATGAAATATCACTTAATTATGTGGACTAAagtaaaattatcaataaattttgagaAGAAAGTTTTGAATAATTTCCTTGTGGAAGTTATTAATGCTTGGCGTAATATTGCACATGTGGGAATGACTTTAAAGGGTTTAGAACCACAAATTAATGGTATATATGAATCAAAGTTACTAAACAAATCTTTTCATTGTTGGTTAACCTTTGTTACCATTAGAACCAGATTAATAGCTGCGTCTAGTGAAATTGAGAATAAAAATCGTATAAACTCGCTAAAAATAATCTTTAGTGCATGGTTGTATCGAGCCAATTTGATTAGaaaaattaactatttTGTGATACTAAGGGAGAGGAGATATGCAACTAGCATACAATCTTGTGTATTTCATCACTTAGCTCAATTGCCCAAATTGGCGAAAATAAAG GCCAGACTAGATGATCGATTACTTAGCTTCACTTATATTAGTTGGAAAAATGCAGTAGATCGTATTAGATTCTACAATCGTATTGAAATGACACTTTATAATAAGGTTAAAGATGAATGTCAGCTATTTATTTTTCAGctcaaacaattcaattcCTGGTATAATGCACTACAGCAGAACGATAAAAATAGTACTGTTTACAGAGCACTTGAGTCACTCGGTAACATTTCCCGGTGGCGAATGGAATTAGGTCTCAGAAGCTTAGAATTAAACGTTAAGATTAGACAGGGCAAAATGATGGTGAATGCTAGGAAGTTATCTTGTTGCTTTAAGGTGTTTTACAACAATTATGTTGTTGAAAGGAATAAACGTGATATGGCACATGCGTTTGAGAACAATATTATGAATAAAGTTCTGGGTCAATATTTGCACGCATGGATAAATGTGTTTAAACATAAAGTATCAATCAGACAAGAGGTGGAACACAGATTTAGGATTGAAGAAGTTGAATTGTTGAGAATCTATTTCAGCAGTTGGAGGAAATATATGGCAGATGGCGAATCAAAGGTTAAGCTGCAAAACGTAATTGTATGGAGTGAGAGGAGAAGGGCTGCGGAAGGATTCAGAAGATTAAGACAATTTACAATGGAGAAAAAATGGCAGACGGTTTGTAGCCACCAGGCCAGTATTTTCAGGGCTATTAGAGACATATCAAGG ACTAAAATAGCATTTTCTGCGTGGAGAAATGCTATCGTCAACAAAAGTGTCAGAACATACGATTTACCCAAAGATGAGATATTGTAA